CACGTGAGTGTTCCGGCCACGGAGTCTGACCGCAGTCAGTCTCCACTGAGCCTCACCCCGccactctctcatctccttgGGATTTAATCCGTCACTTTTGTCTTcttcccactcctctctctttacTCCCCCTTCTCAACTTTTCTCcttttgctgtctctctctccctctcctccccacccTCATTCGTTGTCTTCCACAGTTATACAAGCAAGCAAGATTATGCAAAATTGTGGACTTTTGTCTGATCTGTTTGCTAGGGAGTTAAGTCAATATCAGCCGTTTGGAAAGGCTATCGATTAGGCCCTTTTGGCACAAGGTCCTTGCTTGCATGACTCTGCACCAATTTGGAATACTAACTGCAGCACAATAGAGAATTACAACAAGCTGCAGAGCAATACATTCAGACTGCCAGAGATCAGGACACTGTATTATGTTGAAAGGTTTCGGGAATAGAGTTTAGTTTCTCTTGTGCTTCAGTTCTCTTCAAGGTTATTTCTTGTTATTTTTCTGAATTCCGATGTTTTGCCATGTGCAATGCTGAATTGCACAAGAGATTATgaataagaaaaacagaaatgatAAAGGACTAGAAAAAAGATATGTCACATGATGTCAAATTAATTTAGACTGGACtgacacatgctctctctctctctctctctctgtctctctctctctcgctctctctctgtatgtttaGACATGATCTGATGATGGCAGGTAAGCTTTGAATATGATCCCCCTGTGAATATAATCCACCAGTAAAGGAACACAATTATCATTTAACACAAAATACTCCAAAAATGCAGTCTTCTATTGTTAGCTAAAACAACATTAACTACACTGACCCTCAGACCATCACCATGGAGATCATGGCTCTGCGGGCCACCATGATGCTGTACTGGATCGCTGTGAGGGAATCGAGTTTGATGCCATCGCCCCAGATGAGAGTGGAGTCATGCTCTTCTTCAAGGGTTGGTGGAACAAAGATTTGTGTAGTGCTGTGATGTACACATACAGGACTATATAAAGTCTTATTCAGAGAAAGTAAATAAACATATGTCCATTGAAAAATATTTTAGGTCATTATAAATGGAAGGAAAAGTTGCACTTTACATATTATTTTTGATATAAATGATCAGAATAATGACTCCATAAGAGCAATCCTGCCCACACTGAAGAGCTGCATTGAACTAATCATATTGGTTGTCAGGTGACCATGTGTGGAAGGGTTTCCATGGGCAACCAGAGTTGATCAACTCCTCGTTTAAGGAAGTGGACGAGCATCAACATCTGGGCCACGTGGATGCTGCCTTCCGTATGCACTATCCTGATAACACGGACCATCACGATCACACATTCCTCTTCCTGGTACGCTCCTACACAGAACTCCACCTTTTTACCCAAGTGATAGATAGAATCCATTCTCAGTGGCATAGAGCCATAATGAACTCCCTCAAATCTGTAAACCTCCTACGCTATCACTCTTCCCTACTCTGCCTCTAGGATGACAAAGTCTTCAGTTATTACCAGCAGTCCCTGGAGAAGGGCTTTCCAAAAGATATATCTGAGGTGTTCCCTGGGGTGCCCAGTCATCTGGATGCAGCGGTGGAGTGCCCTAAAGGAGAATGCGTGACCGACTCCGTTCTCTTCTTTAAGGGTGAGACTATATGAGCTGGAACTTCAAACACAAGAGAGAGTTGTACAGAGAGAGGTGTTATGAAGAACAACACCGTTCCATTTTTTTGTGACTCTGAGTATGAAATGAAGATCAGTTTTTCAGTCGTTCATGTATGTCACTGTGTATCTTTGTTTTCTTGACGTGCAGGAAACACAGTGTACCTCTACGACACCAGGACCAAGACGGTGAAGTCCAAAGAGTGGTCGCACTTGCCCAACTGCACCTccgccctccgctggctggagCATTATTACTGCTTCAGCGGACATGAGTTCACCAAATTCCACCCAGTCACTGGCACCGTGGTGGGCAGTTACCCAAAAGATGCCCGCAGGTACTTCATGCGCTGCCCAAACTTAGGTGAGCACTGGGAGTCTGGAAGCATTCATGGAAAGGATATTATCAGTAGCCCTCACATCCCACTTATTCTCTTCTGTAAAATAAGTTAAGAGTAATGCTGCATGTTTAAATATCTTAAAGAAGTTTATAAATAAAATCACAATCATAAAAGGTAACTGGGCGGTGAACACCACAGAGATCACAGTGTGACTGTCATAGTGATGTTTCATCCAGTGAAGTTTAgagcttattatgaccgccgcgcagcgaagtcagatttttatttattttttctttttcgcatgcccaaatttccgtcaatgagtcccgggacactgaaagaccggggtgcacgaaccttggtgggcatgtaaccccacatggatagcatggaaccatcgtttttcgttttgatctgtaacccccccgcttgactggaccccccgaaaggagggtagggcagacacagttttctgtgaatatctcgaaaaccgtggggtttaggaggaccattttttttttgtatgttgatctcaaggggccatgtcaacccattccataaccactcattttatgtatagcgccacctagttaaacacaaaaaagtaaaaattaggtgttgtaattgaaggtatctgtgacctaacatagtcaaaactgcacgaaattggaagtgtatgatcattatgacaccctctgtatgcacgccaagttttgtggaattccgttcatggggggccacacaataaattaatttatgttactatacaccaactggcctgtaggtggccggagacagttttctgtgaatatctcgagaaccgtagggcctaggaggtccatcttttttatgtatgttggtcttaagggggcatgtcaacccatcccattaccacttatttcatgtatagcgccacctagttaaaaattaaaaagcaaaaaattaggtgttttcatcacaatatctctggctgacaaggtcaaaactgcacaaaattaaaagtgtaggatcattatgacaccctccgaatgcatgccaagttttgtgtactttcgttcatggggggccttacaataaaataatttatgtgtacatttagtgacacacaccaacaaggattcccgggacactgaaagaccggggtacacgaaacttggtgggcatgtacccccacatggatagcatggaaccgtcatttttcgttttgatctgtagcccccccgctggactggaccccccgaaaggagggtagggcagacacagttctctgtgaatatcttgagaactgtagggcctaggatgaccatttttttctgtatgtttgcctccaggggtcatgttaacccatttcatgtgcacacatgtgcacaaacagatacacacacacacatacattcacagtaatcatacgtatgacacatactcacacagtagacatatgtacgcttgcatgcacaggcacatacgcaggcagaaacacaagcacgcacgcacacacacacacacacacacacacacacacacacacacacacacacacacacacacacacacacacacacacacactcacacacacacacacacacataacataaacataacacaaacaatcaagaatttctcagaattataaacaggcaagatggaggtggggttgtataaaatgaattttacatgtgaaatctatgaactaatcatgttttggtacttgttgtctagcagataccagtgagaattgagtgtggataatgcaatttagtgagacagttagaatcatataggcctttcagcgtgatttctttttgtggaaaaaatgtgctggactgggcggcggtcatattttgtaccgctctgcggtacatctagttttattgacatgtttcatgtttattttattgatcTGTGTTATGGTCCACTAGGCCATGGCCATGGAACCAATGACACATCGCGAGATCTCTGCAAAAATGTCACAGTGGACGCCATCACCTCGGATGACATGGGCAAGGCTTATGTATTCAAAGGTGCTTCACCATGTCTCTTACCTGTAGTGTAAGCATGTTCTGTATGAATACACAGGGCGAAGTTAGTGTTGTATAAGAAGCTGACGACTCTCCCCGTTCTCTGGCTTTTAGGTCCTATTTATATGAGGTTGGACACACACCGGGATGGTTGGCATCCATTCCCCATCAGCAACACCTGGAAGGAAGTGACTGGAGCTGTGGATGCTGTCTTCACTTATGATGGAAAAGTCTACATCATCAAGGTACCAGCTCTCACCCAGACTTTGCTGGCCCATTTCCCATCAGCCAGTGACTATAACTTTATGAGTACATGCAAAAATACACCTCTTCctataactaactaactaactgtcAGGACTGTAAAGATGATAATTAAGAGCTTAACATCTAAATATTCTGACAATAATGAGACATGATGGAgcaatatttgtttttttatttacccTACAGGGAGACCAGGTGTACATTTACAAATCAGGTCCAGGTTACACACTAATTGAAGGGTACCCCAAAAGCCTGAAAGAGGAGTTGGCCATTGAGGGGCCTGTGGATGCAGCTTTTGTCTGTGGACAGCATGAGATTGCACACATCATCAAAggttatttacacacacacacacacacacacacacacacacacacatatgtacacatacataatcacacacacacacacacacacacacacacacatatgtacacatacataatcacacacacacacacacacacacacacaccactcatggAGGAACAAGCTGTCATCACCTTTCATTTGTCACCATTCTGCACAGGTGTTCAGTCTATCTTTAGGTCATGACAGGTGTTCTCCAATGAACTGACTTTTTTCTACCCAGTCAAGCACTGTTGGATAACATTTTgttgaaatctctctctctctctctctctctctctctctctctctctctctctctctctctctctttctctctctctctcatatacagaTGAAAAGATGTATGATGTTGATCTGACAGTGACTCCCAGAGTCGTGGATAAAGAAGCTCACCTGCCCTTCAAAAAGGTGGATGCTGGCATGTGTGGTCCAGATGGGGTGAAGATTTTTGTGCAGGACGATTTCTATCGTTACGAGACACCTCAAGTCCTGGCCTTCAGCAAAATCCGCCCTGAGCCACACAAAATCTCCAAGGAAATACTGGGCTGTAACCACTAGGGGGAGCTGCaaccacacacattcatatccaGAGTTGGGgttagagaaagacagagggggagggggagcacACAAGCATAACAGTTACATTTATTTCAATATATTATGGGTCAGGGAGAATACTTATTGCCACACATTCCTACTTAATGTATGGAAGATTATGTGACTTTGCTACCTCAGTCTTGCTTTGTTACTATGTGTTTTAATCCCAGATTTTATTTGTTGTTAAACATATTAAACATAGCTCTCCCATTGGTTATATTAAAAAGAATAATACAATTAAAGTGATAAAAGAAACACTTCAGCCCATTGTTTGTCCTTTTTTGTCCTGACAGAACTGAGCACCATTATAAGATATGTCATTATTCTGAATGAACCCGGATGAACCTGCAGGTCTGTCTAGACACAAAGTGGAGAGCTAATTTCCAAAAACCAAAGAACCAATCACATCCGCTTATCCGGCATGGGGCAGGCTTTATATGAAGACAGACAGGAGTACAATTGGCAGATCTGTTCAACACAACCGATGGCTGTGCTGATGGTGTCAGTGTTATACGATATGGATGTGTATTTTCTTCGAACTTAAGTAAACAACTGGATTTAAATAATTTTTCatttacaagaaagatgtgtttgccATACTTCCGGAAACACTACGTAAGAGCTTAATGTACCAATTTAAATtgaatttcactgctggttacgcCCCTTGGAAGTGAACACCAGACCATTTCTCAAATCTCAGCTTCATTGACTTCCAGGAGTGTAATCAGctgtgaaattaaacttaaattggtgcattaaattCTTACCATATCACTTTAGAAATGCAGCAAACACATgtttcttgtaaacaaaggttctaaatgcagttgcatACTCAGTTCCTAAGACAAACGCATCCATATCTGTTTAACCCTGTCGCCATCAGTacagccattggttgtgttgaaTGCACTGCTCTATCTGTCATCATATCAGGCCTGTTGCCTGCTGGATAAGCGATTGGATCCTGAGTTTTCTGTGATTTGGAAAGGGGCATCAATGGGCTCCTTTCAAGACTGACCAGTAGAGCAAATTCGGATTTGCCAACAGGTTCAGCTGGGCTTACCCAGGCTAGAATGAAAGATCCTCAGAGCCATCCTCAATCACACTTCGGATTTTGGAAGCAGTCTGGTGTTAGCCTGACTAAAAGAAGCCTGGAATTATCTTGATTTTTTGTTCAGGATAGCTTTCCATGGTAGCCTAAATGAGCTGCCAAAAGTAGTGTAGTAGAGTAATAAATCTCCATATATTTCTCTCTACAGTCAATTTTTAACATTTTCAGTAGTTCTGCAGTAGTGGTCATGTAGATAACAAGTTGCTTGGAACAAATCTCTGACATCCAAAAATAAAGCACAAAAGTCTAACATATTAAACAGTAGATACATAGACTATACTTAATTTATACTTTATTTTGGTTATTAATAGTTTCAATGAGTTTCAGA
The sequence above is a segment of the Alosa sapidissima isolate fAloSap1 chromosome 2, fAloSap1.pri, whole genome shotgun sequence genome. Coding sequences within it:
- the LOC121703918 gene encoding hemopexin-like; protein product: MKLLFQTLCLCLALALGRAAPTHDLMMADHHHGDHGSAGHHDAVLDRCEGIEFDAIAPDESGVMLFFKGDHVWKGFHGQPELINSSFKEVDEHQHLGHVDAAFRMHYPDNTDHHDHTFLFLDDKVFSYYQQSLEKGFPKDISEVFPGVPSHLDAAVECPKGECVTDSVLFFKGNTVYLYDTRTKTVKSKEWSHLPNCTSALRWLEHYYCFSGHEFTKFHPVTGTVVGSYPKDARRYFMRCPNLGHGHGTNDTSRDLCKNVTVDAITSDDMGKAYVFKGPIYMRLDTHRDGWHPFPISNTWKEVTGAVDAVFTYDGKVYIIKGDQVYIYKSGPGYTLIEGYPKSLKEELAIEGPVDAAFVCGQHEIAHIIKDEKMYDVDLTVTPRVVDKEAHLPFKKVDAGMCGPDGVKIFVQDDFYRYETPQVLAFSKIRPEPHKISKEILGCNH